The segment ATGATCGTTTGGCTCATTCCCCGGAAATACAAAATGCATTGAACAACGGTATAATAGTTATTTCTGACCGCTATGTGACAGCCAATATGGGTCATCAGGGAAGCAAATTTACTAATGACCCGGATAGAGATGCATATTTACAATGGCTCTATAAGCTTGAGTATGAAGAAAATAAGATCCCTGTTCCTGATGTAAATTTTATTCTCCATGTTCCTACAGTAATAAGTCAAAATCTTGTTAGCAAACGAGGGCAAAAAAAAGATATTCATGAGAATAATCATGAACATTTGCTCCGTGCTGAACAGACTTATCTCAAACTTCCAGAACTGTTTGAAAAAATGGTTTTGATTGAATGCTGTCAGGATGGAAAATTAATGACAACTGAGCAAATTCACAAAATACTTTGGGAACGTATAGCTCCCCTTTTAAACTGAACGTAAGATAACTCCCCTCAAAAGCCCAGCGTAAGTTGGGTTTTTTCTTTTTATATTGTATGTTAGAATTAGCTTGAAATATTAAATTTTATTCTCCTTCTCCATGAACTACGACGTTATAATTGGCCTCGAAATCCATA is part of the Candidatus Falkowbacteria bacterium genome and harbors:
- a CDS encoding thymidylate kinase, with the protein product MQNKSKGLFFVIDGTDGSGKKTQTELLVKRLEQEGYPVLSVSFPRYGTPSAKSVELYLAGEMGNDPNKIDPYAVSRYYADDRLAHSPEIQNALNNGIIVISDRYVTANMGHQGSKFTNDPDRDAYLQWLYKLEYEENKIPVPDVNFILHVPTVISQNLVSKRGQKKDIHENNHEHLLRAEQTYLKLPELFEKMVLIECCQDGKLMTTEQIHKILWERIAPLLN